In Peptococcaceae bacterium, a single genomic region encodes these proteins:
- the larE gene encoding ATP-dependent sacrificial sulfur transferase LarE: MDKLLKLKEIMQDAGSALVAFSGGVDSTLLLAAALQALGSAQVLAVTAVSELVTTEEIDEARETAKQLGARHLVMHTGILDKPEFTANTPERCYHCKKHLLGLLLDIASKHNLARVVEGSNLDDLSDYRPGYQAVREMGILSPLQEAKLGKNEIRMLAQRLELPVWNKPSRPCLATRLPYGTPITREALERVRKAEEFLFTVLGERQIRVRDHGSLARLEVSPQYFPQVIEPSTAAVISQELKRLGYAYTALDLAGYRQGSLNEKLQP; encoded by the coding sequence ATGGATAAGCTTTTAAAGCTGAAAGAAATCATGCAGGACGCAGGCAGCGCGCTGGTTGCTTTTTCCGGCGGGGTGGACAGCACCCTGCTTTTGGCTGCTGCTTTACAAGCCTTAGGCAGCGCACAAGTTCTGGCCGTTACTGCTGTCTCCGAACTGGTAACCACGGAAGAAATAGATGAAGCCCGGGAAACGGCAAAACAACTGGGTGCGCGTCACCTGGTCATGCACACCGGCATCCTGGACAAGCCGGAATTTACGGCCAACACGCCGGAACGCTGCTACCACTGCAAAAAACACCTTCTCGGTCTCTTGCTTGATATTGCCAGTAAACATAACCTGGCCCGGGTAGTTGAAGGCTCCAACCTGGACGACCTTTCCGACTACAGGCCGGGTTACCAGGCTGTCCGGGAAATGGGCATCTTGAGTCCCCTGCAGGAAGCAAAACTGGGCAAGAATGAAATCCGCATGCTGGCTCAAAGGCTTGAACTCCCCGTTTGGAACAAACCTTCCCGGCCTTGCTTGGCCACTCGTTTGCCTTACGGCACCCCTATTACGCGGGAAGCCCTGGAGCGAGTCAGAAAAGCCGAGGAGTTCCTCTTTACCGTCCTGGGAGAACGCCAAATAAGGGTCCGGGATCACGGTTCACTGGCCCGCCTGGAGGTCTCGCCCCAGTATTTCCCCCAGGTAATAGAACCGTCCACCGCTGCAGTCATCAGCCAGGAACTCAAACGCCTCGGCTACGCTTACACAGCCCTCGACCTTGCCGGTTACCGCCAGGGAAGTCTAAATGAAAAATTGCAACCATAA